Proteins from a genomic interval of Pseudomonas sp. RC10:
- a CDS encoding gamma-aminobutyraldehyde dehydrogenase — MAGDVTSHFATALLIDGEQVTGQGFVEPILNPATGEVLTRIAEASTDQVETAILAAHRAFNEWSRTTPQQRSNILLSIADAIEKDADHLARLEALNCGKPLHLARQDDLTATVDVFRFFAGAVRCQTGQLSGEYVPGYTSMVRRDPIGVVASIAPWNYPIMMAAWKIAPALAAGNTLVFKPSEHTPLSVLALAPVFAELLPKGVINLVCGGGEGVGSHLVSHPKVRMVSLTGDIVTGQKILQAASKTLKRTHLELGGKAPVIVCNDADIAAVVEGVRTYGYYNAGQDCTAACRIYAQTGIHDRLVAELGAAVSSLRFAGKRDADNELGPLISTRQRDRVASFVERALSQPHIERITGAAVHSGPGFFYQPTLLAGCKQSDEIVQREVFGPVVTVTRFDELSQAVDWANDSEYGLASSIWTQNLDKAMQVAARLQYGCTWINSHFMLVSEMPHGGLKRSGYGKDLSSDSLQDYSVVRHIMARSSYEL; from the coding sequence ATGGCTGGCGACGTGACCTCACATTTTGCAACCGCGCTGCTGATCGACGGCGAACAGGTCACGGGGCAGGGTTTTGTCGAGCCGATCCTCAACCCTGCCACCGGTGAAGTGCTGACCCGCATTGCCGAGGCCAGCACCGATCAGGTCGAGACGGCGATTCTGGCCGCCCACCGCGCTTTCAATGAATGGTCGCGCACCACGCCGCAACAGCGCTCGAACATCCTCCTGAGCATCGCCGATGCCATCGAAAAGGACGCCGACCACCTCGCCCGCCTGGAAGCCCTCAACTGCGGCAAGCCGTTGCATTTGGCGCGACAGGATGACCTGACCGCCACTGTCGACGTGTTCCGTTTCTTCGCCGGGGCCGTGCGTTGCCAGACCGGGCAGCTCTCCGGCGAATACGTGCCGGGTTACACGAGCATGGTGCGGCGCGACCCGATTGGCGTCGTCGCCTCCATCGCGCCGTGGAATTACCCGATCATGATGGCCGCGTGGAAAATCGCCCCCGCCCTCGCCGCCGGCAACACCCTCGTTTTCAAACCCTCCGAACACACACCGCTCTCGGTCCTCGCGCTCGCACCGGTGTTCGCCGAGCTGCTGCCCAAGGGCGTGATCAACCTCGTTTGCGGGGGCGGTGAAGGGGTCGGCAGCCATTTGGTCAGCCATCCAAAAGTGCGCATGGTCTCGCTGACTGGCGACATCGTCACCGGTCAGAAAATTCTTCAGGCGGCGTCGAAAACCCTGAAACGCACCCATCTTGAACTGGGCGGCAAGGCGCCGGTGATTGTCTGCAACGACGCCGACATCGCCGCCGTGGTCGAGGGCGTTCGCACCTATGGCTATTACAACGCCGGTCAGGATTGCACCGCCGCCTGCCGGATCTACGCGCAAACCGGCATCCACGATCGACTTGTCGCCGAACTCGGGGCGGCCGTCAGCAGTCTGCGTTTTGCGGGCAAGCGCGACGCCGACAATGAACTCGGCCCGCTGATCAGCACCCGCCAGCGCGACCGTGTCGCCAGTTTTGTCGAGCGCGCGTTGAGTCAGCCGCACATCGAACGCATTACCGGCGCGGCCGTGCATTCCGGCCCCGGTTTCTTCTACCAGCCGACCCTGCTCGCGGGCTGCAAACAGAGTGACGAAATCGTCCAGCGCGAAGTGTTCGGCCCGGTGGTGACCGTGACCCGCTTCGACGAACTCTCCCAGGCCGTTGACTGGGCCAACGATTCCGAATACGGCTTGGCCTCGTCGATCTGGACCCAGAATCTGGACAAGGCCATGCAGGTCGCGGCCCGTCTGCAATACGGCTGCACCTGGATCAACAGCCATTTCATGCTGGTCAGCGAAATGCCTCACGGCGGCTTGAAACGCTCGGGGTACGGGAAGGATCTGTCCAGTGACTCGCTTCAGGACTACAGCGTGGTTCGCCACATCATGGCCAGGAGCAGTTACGAGCTTTGA
- the ydcS gene encoding putative ABC transporter substrate-binding protein YdcS — translation MSVQKTMLLGAIAGAMLTSGAVQAAETLKAVGDGEGQLDIVAWPGYIERGESDKAYDWVTGFEQETGCKVSVKTAATSDEMVSLMTKGGYDLVTASGDASLRLVAGKRVQPINTDLIPNWKTLDPRLKDGPWYTVNKQTYGTPYQWGPNVLMYNTNVFKTPPVSWSVVFEPQDLPDGKPNKGRVQAYDGPIYIADAALYLKTAKPELKIEDPYQLTETQYKAVLDLLRAQHPLVHRYWHDATVQMSDVKNEGVAASSSWGYMVNGLVADKQPVASTIPQEGATGWADTTMLHAEAKHPNCAYKWMNWSLQPKVQGDVAAWFGSLPVVPAACKGNELLGAEGCATNGFDLFDKIAFWKTPQAEGGKYVPYSRWTQDYIAIMGGR, via the coding sequence ATGTCAGTGCAAAAGACCATGTTATTGGGAGCCATAGCCGGCGCCATGTTGACGAGCGGCGCGGTGCAGGCGGCGGAAACGCTCAAGGCTGTCGGCGACGGCGAGGGGCAGCTGGATATCGTGGCGTGGCCGGGTTATATCGAGCGGGGCGAGAGCGATAAGGCCTATGACTGGGTTACCGGTTTCGAGCAGGAAACCGGGTGCAAGGTCAGCGTCAAGACGGCGGCGACGTCCGACGAGATGGTCAGCCTGATGACCAAGGGCGGCTATGACCTGGTGACCGCGTCGGGCGACGCCTCGTTGCGTCTGGTGGCGGGCAAGCGGGTGCAGCCGATCAACACTGACCTGATCCCCAACTGGAAAACCCTCGACCCGCGCCTGAAAGACGGCCCGTGGTACACCGTCAACAAGCAGACTTACGGCACGCCTTATCAGTGGGGGCCGAATGTGCTGATGTACAACACCAACGTGTTCAAGACCCCGCCGGTGAGCTGGAGCGTGGTGTTCGAGCCGCAGGACCTGCCCGATGGCAAGCCGAACAAAGGCCGCGTTCAGGCCTATGACGGGCCGATCTACATCGCCGACGCCGCGCTGTATTTGAAGACCGCCAAGCCGGAGCTGAAGATCGAAGACCCGTATCAACTGACCGAAACCCAGTACAAGGCCGTGCTCGATCTATTGCGCGCCCAACACCCGCTGGTGCACCGCTACTGGCACGACGCGACCGTGCAGATGAGCGACGTGAAGAACGAAGGCGTCGCGGCGTCGAGTTCGTGGGGTTACATGGTCAACGGGTTGGTGGCTGACAAACAGCCGGTCGCCTCGACCATCCCGCAGGAAGGCGCCACCGGTTGGGCCGATACCACCATGTTGCACGCCGAGGCCAAGCACCCGAACTGCGCGTACAAGTGGATGAACTGGTCGCTGCAACCGAAGGTCCAGGGCGACGTCGCGGCCTGGTTCGGTTCGCTGCCGGTCGTGCCTGCGGCGTGCAAGGGCAATGAGCTGCTGGGTGCCGAGGGTTGCGCCACCAACGGCTTCGATTTGTTCGACAAGATCGCCTTCTGGAAAACCCCGCAGGCCGAGGGCGGCAAGTACGTGCCGTACAGCCGCTGGACGCAGGACTACATCGCAATCATGGGTGGGCGTTAA